GGTGTTTCAGCCTCAACACATCCCCTCTTCCCTAATTACTCAGATTGGTGAGAAGCCCTTTTTTCCCCAGCACTCTCCTGCTTTACATCCACACATATTCACAGGCAGCAGCTTTTGTTCCAGAGAATGAGGAAGACGATGATGCTGGTTAAACAGGACAAGCCATACGTGGACATGAGCGAATAAGAGGAAACTGGCTTCcccaacaaaaacaacacatctCGTGACTGACTAAAAGTCCAGTGAAAAATCAGGTCCACCTCCCTCCAAAGCCTTTTATTGATGCCTTCTGGCTCTGTTGCAGCAGAGCCAGAGAGGGCACAGCGTGGGTGCTCTGCCAATTTAATGCACTCGGCTCTGTTCGCTCTGCAGTCACCAACGAGAAAGTCACCATGACTAACAACAGTGAAAACTGGCTAATGGGAGAGCTGATTGGACATCAGATTCCTTCATGGATAAAAcgtatgtgtgtttttatagGACTGCATGCCCTCTTTTCCTATTCATTAAAACAAATGTGTGGGAGgactttgaaaatatttttttaaagcaatctTGTAATCCATGCACTGAAAGTACCGAAGGCACAGGAAGTACACAAAGTCAGAGTCTAAAAACAGGTTACAACCACAACAGACAGAAGCACAAAATTGTGTGCACAcggacattcacacacatacagacacactgaAATCAGTCAAACCTTATCTGCTCTTGAGGTCCAACAACATAACCCAGTTTACCGCAGTGGCTATATGAATAAAAGATGTGTACACATTAAAAACCATATGTACATATTTTCCAACACACAAACCAGTGTTTTCAATTAAAGAATACAGAATGACATTAGGCATTTATCCCATATGCATTACAATTTTTAGCATGTACCGATTTCTGTCTTTGTGACTATACACAGCTTTAATGGTGAATCTATGTGTTTTATAAATCCATCCTCAGGTCTGTCATCCACATATTCATCCATGTTCTTATTTGAGTCtgattaaaattaaattaaaatgattcaaaataaaactaagaactgTGAAGAACAGGTTGCATTTTGGGCCAACAAGTTCTTTCATATGAAAGATTGCTTCCTTTCATCGTAAGTGATAAATTCATACTTTGATTTGACTTATTTTGTGCTGTGAGCAGCTAAGACAAAAAACTCATTGTGCAAGCCTGGGCCACGCTGTACATTCATGTGATATGAGAAGTGGGTACTGATTTCTATGTCCAACTAAAATGTTTTGCATTTAAATTGAGGGACGGCGTGCACGATTTTCCTTCCTGATTAAAAGTCCCAGTGTGCAATATTTAGGGGGGCAGATATgcaaaataatatttttaacTATTGTTCGATTTTTATTACCTTAAATCAAGCCCCCAAAAGCTGTCCTCCCAGCCCTACGGACATGTTGCACCAACTTGTTGTACATTGCCCTCGAAGGTACACACCATGCACTGtctcttgacatttttgtgtCCACTGTAGTTTGGATGCAGGAATTCAGTTGGTTGCAGATTGCACTTAAACCACTAGATGTTAATACTTCCTACACATTGGACCTGGCTTTAACCTACAATTTGTAACTTTGAGTGCACTGCAGCATTCAAGTCACTCTCATCACATAGGTTAGGTTATACAGACTTGTTTGGTGAGGCAACTAATCATCAGTTTTATAAATAGCACAAATGCTCACGAATAAGTCAACTAGACCCTGCATTCATTTTGCTAAGATCCTCAAGTCCATGCTCAAGATCTTCCTACTCAGATGAAGATCAGAGGAACTCTAACGTACCATCTGCTGCTTTTCATTTaactttttgtgatttttttactttatataTTCGCCCTTGAAAGCTTAGTCGTAATATGTTCATTAAAGAAAGTGCTAAAATCGCTGTGTACCTTCTTCAGCTTTCTTTTTGTTGGGTTCAGTTGCCTGGTGTAGGTAGTGGTAGTGTCAGGCTCCCAGTCCATTTGCTCACAGGAGAGCTCCACCATCCCAAGCAAAGCCTCTCTTAGGCCTGAGAAGTCCCTGCTGTAGACAACCAGCATCAAGGTGCAGGTGCGCAGCTCTTCCACAGTTCCCACCTGCAGCACAAAGCTCTGGCTGTGAAGATCTGTGCTAAGGCTGCACCGTCGGGAGGCTGTCTGTTGGGGGGTGGGGCAAAGTGGAGGGAGGCTGGCCCGAATTAACATCCCACTTCGCCTCCGGGTGTCCCCGTAGAGCCCCAGGATGTTGACCACTAAGGTGCCGCGGGCAGAGGAGAAGAGCAGGGAGAAGTGCAGATGAGGTGTTGGCTTGGAGAAGACTGAGAGGGAGTTGGAGCCATACTGTGATAGACAAGGCTCCGCACCGGCAGTCAGATGACTGCTCTCACCAGCAAAACTTCCACCAGTCACAGTGCGACGCCGACCCACGCGGCGGGATTTGGATACAAAACTCAGCTTAGTGATGGAGGGCAAAGATGCTCTGCCGTGACTTGGTGCTTTACTGGGTGAGCAGGGAACAGCAGGAGTGCTGAGGCGCCGGAGTGGGAAAGAAGACCTGGGAGTCTGcaccagctcagctgacatgGTGGGGCTGAGGTCAcagggcagagagatggggtcATCTTCAGAGGGGGAAGAGTTGCTTTTAGAGGAAGGAAATTCCAATACATCCCCATCCAGCTCCTCGTATTGTTGTTTAACAAGCTGCGTACATGGAGAATGAGTTAATGTCATAGTAACACTCTCAGAAGGATGAGGTGACAAGAAAACTGCCTCCTCTGCCTCCGATGAAACCTTCTTCCGTCTTCGACAGCAAAGGATGCAGCCAAGAACCAGACAGTAGCAGAGCACAGCCAGACCAACGGCCAGCAGGATCTGCAGGTTGACTAGAGAACAAAGCAGCCATCACAGGTTAACATACTTAGTGGGACTCATGAGAAAGCAAGAGAGATGCAAGCATTGACAAAGTAAGACTGTATACTGACAAATCAAATCAGCTTTTGAGTTTGATTCTAAATAAGGCTACATGCATAGCAAGGATCTTTCCGTAAACAATTATCTTGTTGTGTCTGTGCTGATGAAATTAAACAGGAAATGTTGCAATCATTGCATAAATGATATCATTACATTTGCTTTTTTTGATCCCAGACAAGAGCAGTGCATGTGGAAAGTGTTCCTGACAATTGTAGAGGCAATCAAATTTGTGCTTTCTTATCATTCTAGCAATTTGCCATTTAAGAATTCACGGTAGAGATTTTCATCACTTAAACTGTGTTGTTAGTATTCccttaaacaaaaagacattacATGGATGTCTTTTGCATCATTTCATTCAAATTCCCTGAAATTGACATTTGCATTCTGTATTTACATATTTAATAAGATGTAATCATGTATTAATTATCagaataaactgaaaacagagctcCTAAAGCCGAACACATGTGCTCATTTGATATGACACAGTGACGGTGCATCAAGATGACTCATCAGACACTATTGGGTTGGTAAAAACACTTGGAAAGCTTCCATCACTGACCATTCTGAAATAAACAAGTAATAAAAAAGAGAATTGCTGGGTATTCTGTGGGTATTAGTTACTAAGTTTAGGTACCCAACATCCTCTTAAGATGAGATTTACTATGCGTCGGACAGAATAGGTGTGTGTCTCCACCATACAAAGATCAAGAGAAACTAATCGGAGCATACAATTACTTGTGAAAACTCCAATCCACAAAGATCAATAAAGATGAGATCACTGTCTAAGCAAGTCACTGCCAACTGTCAGCACACACCAATTTTGGCCCCATCAGAGTGCCTGTCCGGTCAGGCAGCTCCTCACACAGCAGAGGAGCAGTGAATCACTGCAGCATCAGTGATGCTGGAAAATAATGTTGCAAAAATAAAGGCTGATGGGAACACTTTAAAGTACGAGTTATTGTGGCCAGTCACTGAACATTATGAAGGACCAAATTATGACATGGTGAAAGCTGAGCAGTGGCAGTTTAGCATCTAATGCAGAATTCTTAGCCGTTAGGGTAGTCTGTTTTCTGACCGACTTCATCATGCGTAAAGTAAAGGAAAATGGAATGAATTTACTTTGCTGGAAAAGTGTTTAACCTTGTTCTAGCTACtggataaaatacatttttttccaagCAGCAAAACTATAGTAAATAGTCAACCACGACATTGTCCACCTTGTCGGAGACTTGCAGCCTCTTGCCCCGATTGTCATGTCAAAAGCACCCTTATTTATCCTGCTTTCTCTCCTCTCTTTATTCATAATGCCAGTTTACAGTTAGTAGCgttgttgtcttttttctcccaataaaaatctgttttatgatatattttttaaaaataacataAGAGGCAAACGTGAGATAACAGATACTGCAGACTAAACAAAATTCGTGGCTGTCCTACCTCCCAGACTGTACTGCGACATCTTCCCGGTGTGCTGCGGGGTGAGTCAGTGCGAGCGGTCCATTGCCAGCGCGCAGGGATCTGAAGCCCTACAGCCAACAGCTTCATCGGCCGATTGAGATTTTATATCCCGACAGTCggaggctttaaaaaaaacgtccCGCCTTCTTTCAAAAAAGATGTTGAAACAGGTCTTCTCCTCCGTTCACTGTCATTTCATTGCAGCAGTTCCACGATCATTTTAATGCCAGTTAAATTACAGAAAGACCAACCTTAAGATAAAACTTGCGCATTTCTCTCAGGAAGTGAAATGTATTTCTATTGACCAGATGTCGTATTTTATGTTCATATCTAATTTTTTGCCCAACAAACAAAGCAAAGATACCATCCCGTTTCCAAAAAGATGGGAGAGGAAAACTgagcacaaaaacatttttttcctcttcccaTTCTTTCTCCATTTTGCATTCAACTGCTCAGTAGTTCATGACCTATTTTGTTGTATCATCTAATTTTCTGATTCTGTAGTGTTCCAAAAACCTGTTTATATAATTCAGTATTAATTATGACACAACAGATGTGCAAGCTTCCCATACTAAGGAATACCAACACTATCACAAAAGTAACAGTTTGAACTGTGTACTGATAAAAAAGATGAATGATTCTTCTTCTAAATTTTATAAATCAAAAAATGAAATCCGGATGTTAATTTGTCAGATTTCAGGACAGTTTCCAATTTACCTGGGTACACTTCAGATTTGGAATTGGGCTTAAAGAAGAGCCCAGAATATTTTCAATGTGCAATTTTCCTTGTCATGGTAGTGCTCTGACTTGCATTTGTCAACGCAGTGACGAACAACGCGAAGATTACTTCTGTTGTAAACCGGCaccatataaataaaactgaatccgAACTGTTTTAACTCGCAGTGGTTTACAGCCGTGTTCCTGAGACCATGAAGGGACTGCCACAACATGTGTCTGCTGGCCTAAAGATCACAGCCAATTAATACTGTTTGATTCAGTCTTGTACCTCTTGTCCAGAGGTGACTCTGAATCTCTTACTCTTACTCTTGAAGCTCGTTCTCTTGTCTGTACTTCTGAAGAACTCAGAGATAATGGAACTATCCATTTTGTGCAGATTATACTGACCTGTTGCTTATCTTTTCAGGACCAGGACCTTACAGAATTCGCTTTGTTCTTACTTGGATAACAGTTTCTAAGT
This Odontesthes bonariensis isolate fOdoBon6 chromosome 1, fOdoBon6.hap1, whole genome shotgun sequence DNA region includes the following protein-coding sequences:
- the LOC142385425 gene encoding uncharacterized protein LOC142385425, yielding MSQYSLGVNLQILLAVGLAVLCYCLVLGCILCCRRRKKVSSEAEEAVFLSPHPSESVTMTLTHSPCTQLVKQQYEELDGDVLEFPSSKSNSSPSEDDPISLPCDLSPTMSAELVQTPRSSFPLRRLSTPAVPCSPSKAPSHGRASLPSITKLSFVSKSRRVGRRRTVTGGSFAGESSHLTAGAEPCLSQYGSNSLSVFSKPTPHLHFSLLFSSARGTLVVNILGLYGDTRRRSGMLIRASLPPLCPTPQQTASRRCSLSTDLHSQSFVLQVGTVEELRTCTLMLVVYSRDFSGLREALLGMVELSCEQMDWEPDTTTTYTRQLNPTKRKLKKSVSSQETLGHRKSSVCVQRALGQVFILLQYQVLAQRIKVMVRKAENLAKLTRIPGAPDHYVVINLCQDGKVIGTKETKGTSGPNPIWNAPFLFDVPSGDITHLSLALEFIVMQGRLYNKSSILGRVLIGSDASEAGKEHWREMCCLGQTETTRWHTIQSNAVQD